A genomic window from Streptomyces sp. WMMC940 includes:
- the speB gene encoding agmatinase yields the protein MSSNETPRGPIDSSRIPRYAGPATFARLPRLDEVGSTDVAVVGVPFDAGVSYRPGARFGGNAIREASRLLRPYNPAQDASPFALAQVADAGDIAANPFNINEAVETIEAAADDLLGTGARMMTLGGDHTIALPLLRSVAKKHGPVALLHFDAHLDTWDTYFGAEYTHGTPFRRAVEEGILDTEALSHVGIRGPLYGKQDLTDDEKMGFGIVTSSDVYRRGADEVADQLRQRIGDRPLYISIDIDCLDPAHAPGTGTPEAGGMTSRELLEILRGLASCNLVSADVVEVAPAYDHAEITSVAASHTAYELTTIMTRQIAASRNDK from the coding sequence ATGAGCAGCAACGAGACGCCGCGCGGCCCCATCGACTCGTCCCGCATCCCGCGGTACGCCGGACCCGCGACGTTCGCCCGGCTGCCCCGGCTCGACGAGGTCGGCAGCACCGATGTCGCCGTCGTCGGCGTGCCCTTCGACGCCGGGGTGTCCTACCGACCCGGCGCGCGCTTCGGCGGCAACGCGATCCGCGAGGCGTCGAGGCTCCTGCGGCCGTACAACCCGGCCCAGGACGCCTCGCCCTTCGCGCTCGCCCAGGTGGCGGACGCGGGCGACATCGCCGCCAACCCGTTCAACATCAACGAGGCCGTCGAGACCATCGAGGCCGCCGCCGACGACCTCCTCGGCACCGGCGCCCGCATGATGACCCTCGGCGGCGACCACACCATCGCGCTGCCGCTGCTGCGCTCGGTCGCCAAGAAGCACGGCCCCGTGGCGCTGCTGCACTTCGACGCCCACCTGGACACCTGGGACACCTACTTCGGCGCCGAATACACCCACGGCACCCCGTTCCGCCGCGCCGTCGAGGAGGGCATCCTCGACACCGAGGCCCTCTCCCACGTCGGCATCCGCGGCCCGCTCTACGGCAAGCAGGACCTGACCGACGACGAGAAGATGGGCTTCGGCATCGTCACCTCCTCCGACGTCTACCGCCGCGGCGCCGACGAGGTCGCCGACCAGCTGCGCCAGCGCATCGGCGACCGCCCCCTCTACATCTCCATCGACATCGACTGCCTCGACCCGGCGCACGCCCCCGGCACCGGCACCCCCGAGGCCGGCGGCATGACCTCCCGCGAACTGCTGGAGATCCTGCGCGGGCTCGCCTCCTGCAACCTGGTCTCCGCCGACGTCGTCGAGGTCGCCCCGGCCTACGACCATGCCGAGATCACCTCGGTCGCCGCCTCCCACACCGCGTACGAGCTCACCACGATCATGACCCGCCAGATCGCCGCGTCGAGGAACGACAAGTGA
- a CDS encoding thiamine pyrophosphate-binding protein: protein MTHDHDLVLRPTARQVAAALNPPAGRNGGDLVVEALAGLGATTVFGLPGQHALGMFDALRRSDLEYVGLRVENNAGFAADAHGRITGQATPLLLSTGPGALTSLAALQEAAAASAPVLAISSQVPSPGIGGGRHGYLHELRDQKASFRDVVKSVHTVRTASQIPSAIAAAWESALTAPHGPVWVEIPQDVLLAGTTLPVVTSLDATPHDLVPRPELTAVAAHLLQNAERPAIIAGGGVVRSDASGKLLALAEKLDAPVVTTFGGKGAFPWEHPLSMQSWLEDRHTTDLLEDADVLLVVGSGLGELSSNYHTFAPRGRVVQIEADLGKLESNHPGLGIHADARIALTALLETVEERRDPSAAERVSALLAKVRERIAGQELTLEQEVLAAVREALPDDSPSFWDMTILAYWAWSAFDARRPNTMHSAQGAGGLGYGFPAALGAAAADRTRPVLAVSGDGGAMYSIAELASAKQYELPVTWLIVDDGGYGILREYMTDAFGEATATELSRPDFVALAESFGVPAVRTTTQSLREDLAKALAQPGPSVVVLPAVLRMFAPTHL from the coding sequence GTGACCCACGACCACGACCTCGTGCTGCGCCCCACGGCGCGGCAGGTCGCCGCCGCGCTCAACCCGCCGGCCGGCCGCAACGGCGGGGACCTCGTCGTCGAGGCCCTGGCCGGGCTGGGCGCCACCACGGTCTTCGGACTGCCCGGCCAGCACGCCCTCGGCATGTTCGACGCGCTGCGCCGCTCCGACCTGGAGTACGTCGGACTGCGTGTGGAGAACAACGCGGGCTTCGCCGCCGACGCCCACGGCCGGATCACCGGGCAGGCCACCCCGCTGCTGCTCTCCACCGGACCCGGCGCGCTCACCTCGCTGGCCGCCCTCCAGGAGGCCGCCGCGGCCAGCGCACCCGTCCTCGCGATCTCCAGCCAGGTGCCGAGCCCGGGCATCGGCGGCGGCCGGCACGGCTATCTGCACGAACTGCGCGACCAGAAGGCGTCCTTCCGGGATGTCGTGAAGTCCGTGCACACGGTGCGTACCGCCTCCCAGATCCCCTCGGCGATCGCCGCCGCCTGGGAGTCCGCGCTGACCGCCCCGCACGGGCCGGTCTGGGTGGAGATCCCCCAGGACGTGCTGCTCGCCGGGACGACCCTGCCGGTCGTCACGTCCCTGGACGCCACCCCGCACGACCTCGTGCCCCGCCCGGAACTCACCGCCGTCGCCGCGCACCTGCTCCAGAACGCCGAACGCCCCGCGATCATCGCGGGCGGCGGTGTCGTACGCTCCGACGCCTCAGGCAAGCTGCTCGCGCTCGCCGAGAAGCTGGACGCGCCCGTCGTGACCACCTTCGGCGGCAAGGGGGCCTTCCCCTGGGAGCACCCGCTGTCGATGCAGTCCTGGCTGGAGGACCGGCATACCACCGACCTCCTGGAGGACGCCGACGTCCTGCTCGTCGTCGGCTCCGGCCTCGGTGAACTCTCCTCGAACTACCACACGTTCGCGCCGCGCGGCCGGGTGGTCCAGATCGAGGCCGACCTCGGCAAGCTGGAGTCCAACCACCCCGGGCTCGGGATCCACGCCGACGCCCGGATCGCGCTCACCGCGCTGCTGGAGACGGTGGAGGAACGCCGTGACCCGTCGGCCGCCGAGCGGGTCTCCGCGCTGCTGGCGAAGGTCCGGGAGCGGATCGCCGGCCAGGAGCTGACCCTGGAGCAGGAGGTGCTCGCCGCGGTCCGCGAGGCCCTGCCGGACGACTCCCCGAGCTTCTGGGACATGACGATCCTGGCCTACTGGGCCTGGTCCGCCTTCGACGCCCGCCGGCCGAACACCATGCACTCGGCGCAGGGGGCCGGCGGCCTCGGGTACGGCTTCCCGGCCGCCCTCGGCGCGGCCGCCGCGGACCGCACCAGGCCGGTGCTCGCGGTCTCCGGCGACGGCGGCGCGATGTACTCGATCGCGGAGCTTGCCTCGGCGAAGCAGTACGAGCTGCCGGTGACCTGGCTGATCGTCGACGACGGCGGCTACGGCATCCTGCGCGAGTACATGACGGACGCCTTCGGCGAGGCCACCGCGACCGAACTGTCCCGCCCGGACTTCGTGGCGCTCGCCGAGTCCTTCGGCGTACCGGCCGTGCGCACCACCACGCAGTCGCTCCGCGAGGACCTCGCCAAGGCCCTCGCGCAGCCCGGCCCCTCGGTGGTCGTGCTGCCCGCGGTGCTCAGGATGTTCGCGCCGACGCATCTGTAG